One genomic window of Acidobacteriota bacterium includes the following:
- the tgt gene encoding tRNA guanosine(34) transglycosylase Tgt produces the protein MTTFPFEITATEGAARTGRLRTPRGEIRTPAFMPVGTAGTVKALYMDQVASTGADIILGNTYHLMLRPGAERVKALGGLHKFAKWSGPMLTDSGGFQVWSLAQLRKMDPDGVTFQSHIDGSIHRLTPARSIEIQADLLGADISMQLDECTNFPCTAEEAERSLQLSLRWGERSLDAFGARETQTLFGIVQGSNFPALRERSARGVVAQGFGGIALGGLAVGEGHQQMCDTIDFTVPHLPAHLPRYVMGVGKPIDLVESVARGIDMFDCVLPTRSGRHGQAWTWSGPINVSNAKFAEDLSPLDEAVDCPASREYSRAYLHHLFKAGEYLGPMVLSWHNTAFFQALMAEIRSAIAEGRFDALRMRLAAAWAGTRSSPREA, from the coding sequence ATGACCACTTTCCCGTTCGAAATCACCGCCACAGAGGGGGCCGCCCGCACCGGGCGCCTGCGCACGCCGCGCGGCGAAATCCGCACGCCGGCCTTCATGCCGGTCGGCACCGCCGGCACGGTCAAGGCGCTCTACATGGATCAGGTCGCGTCCACCGGCGCCGACATCATCCTCGGCAACACCTACCACCTGATGCTGCGCCCCGGCGCCGAGCGCGTGAAGGCGCTCGGCGGGCTGCACAAGTTCGCCAAATGGTCTGGCCCGATGCTGACCGACTCGGGCGGCTTCCAGGTCTGGTCACTCGCTCAGCTGCGCAAGATGGACCCCGACGGCGTCACCTTCCAGAGCCATATCGACGGCTCAATCCACCGCCTGACACCCGCCCGCTCCATCGAGATCCAGGCCGACCTCCTCGGCGCCGACATCTCGATGCAGCTCGACGAATGCACCAATTTCCCCTGCACAGCTGAAGAAGCCGAACGCAGCCTCCAGCTCTCCCTGCGCTGGGGCGAACGCAGCCTCGACGCGTTTGGCGCGCGTGAGACGCAAACCCTGTTCGGCATCGTGCAGGGTTCGAACTTCCCGGCCTTGCGTGAGCGGTCTGCGAGGGGCGTCGTTGCGCAAGGCTTCGGCGGTATTGCGCTCGGCGGCCTCGCTGTCGGCGAAGGCCACCAGCAGATGTGTGACACGATCGATTTCACCGTCCCGCACCTTCCGGCCCACCTGCCACGTTACGTGATGGGCGTCGGCAAGCCGATTGATCTCGTCGAGAGCGTTGCGCGCGGTATCGACATGTTCGACTGCGTCCTGCCCACGCGCTCCGGCCGTCATGGACAAGCCTGGACGTGGAGCGGCCCGATCAACGTGTCGAACGCGAAGTTCGCCGAAGACCTCTCGCCGCTGGACGAAGCGGTCGATTGCCCCGCCAGCCGCGAGTATTCGCGCGCCTACCTGCACCACCTGTTCAAGGCTGGTGAGTATCTCGGGCCGATGGTGCTCTCCTGGCACAACACCGCCTTCTTCCAGGCGCTGATGGCGGAAATCCGCTCGGCGATTGCTGAAGGCCGGTTCGATGCGCTGCGCATGCGCCTGGCCGCTGCATGGGCGGGCACGCGGTCGAGCCCGCGCGAAGCTTGA
- a CDS encoding LysR family transcriptional regulator, giving the protein MSIDRLDWDTLRVFRVVAELSSMSAAAARLGESPPTIGRKIDELEKSLGTQVFLRSTRGVELTDIGKQVLRHVHSMADAAETLRRETSDAGAPVSGTITLSTGDGLGPYYVAPRLYQFHREHPKVQVKLVVGEHVPDLDAGESDIAISFVDNRQPGVIAHKLGVQHYVAFASQSYLDDHGRPESLYEYHKHRCILHTSYVNQVERWAPRMSEMRKMVDFAFVTNSGTAIAESCARGGGIGILPSYMAVLDPRLVALDLPETAPVKFWINYTERVRRLPQGKLLIDWLRKLFDMPEAIWFSDEFVHPRDYLEKVRELRPQVRRDK; this is encoded by the coding sequence ATGTCGATCGATCGCCTTGATTGGGACACGCTGCGCGTCTTCCGCGTCGTGGCTGAGCTTTCGAGCATGAGCGCGGCCGCAGCGCGGCTTGGGGAGTCGCCCCCGACGATTGGCCGGAAGATCGACGAACTCGAGAAGTCGCTCGGCACGCAGGTATTCCTGCGCTCGACGCGCGGCGTCGAACTGACCGATATCGGCAAGCAGGTGTTGAGGCACGTCCATTCCATGGCCGATGCGGCCGAAACCCTTCGGCGGGAAACCTCCGACGCCGGCGCGCCCGTCAGTGGCACCATCACGCTGAGCACGGGTGATGGCCTTGGTCCGTACTACGTGGCGCCGCGCCTGTACCAGTTTCATCGGGAACACCCCAAGGTTCAGGTAAAGCTGGTGGTCGGTGAGCACGTGCCGGACCTCGACGCAGGCGAATCCGATATCGCGATTTCTTTCGTCGACAATCGCCAGCCCGGCGTGATCGCACACAAGCTGGGCGTCCAGCACTATGTGGCCTTCGCCTCACAGTCCTATCTCGACGATCACGGACGGCCGGAAAGCCTTTACGAATACCACAAGCACCGGTGCATCCTGCACACGTCGTATGTGAACCAGGTCGAGCGCTGGGCGCCGCGCATGTCGGAAATGCGCAAGATGGTCGATTTCGCCTTCGTGACCAATTCCGGCACCGCAATCGCCGAATCCTGCGCGCGCGGCGGCGGCATCGGGATCCTTCCATCTTACATGGCCGTCCTGGATCCCCGTCTGGTGGCGCTGGACCTGCCGGAGACCGCGCCGGTCAAGTTCTGGATCAATTATACCGAGCGCGTGCGCCGCTTGCCGCAAGGCAAGTTGCTGATCGACTGGCTGCGCAAGCTGTTCGATATGCCCGAGGCAATCTGGTTTTCAGACGAGTTCGTGCATCCGCGCGATTATCTGGAAAAGGTGCGCGAGCTTCGCCCGCAGGTGCGGCGCGACAAGTAG
- a CDS encoding beta-lactamase family protein — MSSVKINGFVDDRFAPVKEAFESNFTSGQENGAGFCMTVDGKTVVDIWGGYADEAQTRPWERDTIVNVYSTTKTMTALTALYLADKGALDFAAPVSKYWPEFAANGKADVTVAHLMSHSAGLSGWKEPLVREDLYDWEKATSLLAAQAPYWKPGTAPGYHAMTQGYLVGEVIRRVAGDTVGTVFRKQIAEPLGADFHIGLPSTEDHRVADLTPPPPGAGLGQGTTDELVANMSNNPPLNPLDTRTRAWRGAEIPAAGGTGNARSVALVQSLLANGGAMSGKQILSEGGCRKALELQIEGTDLILGIPVRYGLGFGLSGGMVPFPNPNTIYWGGYGGSLVVSDMDARATYAYAMNKMAPTTTGDMRAFAILMAAWGAMAA; from the coding sequence ATGAGCAGCGTCAAGATCAACGGATTCGTGGATGACCGGTTTGCGCCGGTCAAAGAGGCGTTCGAGTCGAACTTCACGAGCGGCCAGGAAAACGGCGCAGGCTTCTGCATGACGGTCGACGGCAAGACCGTCGTCGACATCTGGGGCGGCTACGCCGACGAAGCGCAGACGAGGCCCTGGGAACGCGACACCATCGTCAACGTCTATTCGACCACCAAGACCATGACGGCGCTGACCGCACTCTACCTCGCCGACAAGGGCGCGCTCGACTTTGCCGCGCCGGTCTCGAAATACTGGCCCGAGTTTGCGGCCAACGGGAAGGCGGATGTCACGGTCGCCCACCTGATGAGCCACTCGGCCGGCCTGTCCGGCTGGAAAGAGCCGCTGGTGCGCGAAGACCTCTATGACTGGGAGAAGGCAACGAGCCTCCTCGCCGCGCAGGCGCCTTACTGGAAGCCCGGCACGGCGCCCGGCTATCACGCGATGACGCAGGGCTACCTTGTCGGCGAAGTGATCCGCCGCGTCGCGGGTGACACCGTCGGCACCGTCTTCCGCAAGCAGATTGCCGAGCCGCTGGGCGCCGATTTCCATATCGGCCTTCCGTCTACGGAAGACCACCGGGTTGCGGACCTGACGCCGCCGCCGCCCGGTGCGGGTCTGGGACAGGGCACGACCGACGAACTGGTCGCCAACATGTCGAACAATCCGCCGCTCAACCCGCTCGACACCCGCACCCGCGCCTGGCGCGGCGCCGAAATTCCGGCGGCTGGCGGCACAGGCAATGCCCGCTCGGTTGCGCTCGTCCAGTCGCTGCTCGCGAATGGCGGCGCGATGAGCGGAAAGCAGATCCTGTCCGAAGGCGGTTGCCGCAAGGCACTCGAACTCCAGATCGAGGGCACCGACCTGATCCTCGGCATTCCGGTGCGCTACGGTCTCGGCTTCGGCCTGTCCGGCGGCATGGTGCCGTTCCCCAATCCGAACACGATCTACTGGGGCGGCTATGGTGGCTCGCTCGTCGTCAGCGACATGGACGCCCGTGCCACCTACGCCTACGCCATGAACAAGATGGCGCCCACGACAACAGGCGATATGCGCGCCTTCGCCATCCTGATGGCGGCCTGGGGCGCAATGGCCGCCTGA
- a CDS encoding DUF1330 domain-containing protein, with protein sequence MQVTNEVFPQDPARLQQMMEKGPDGPIFMVNLLKFKDKAEYDDGRPTDLSGRDAYMIYGRAVAELLPKFEGRALFAGDVTFLALGQVEELWDEVAIAMYPDRAAMVRMSLSEEWRAIAVHRSAGLKGQLNIETVMPQTAGSTVFRDLITQAGG encoded by the coding sequence ATGCAGGTCACCAATGAAGTTTTTCCGCAGGATCCCGCCCGCCTCCAGCAGATGATGGAGAAGGGGCCGGACGGCCCGATCTTCATGGTCAATCTGCTGAAGTTCAAGGACAAGGCCGAGTATGACGATGGCCGTCCGACCGACCTTTCGGGCCGGGATGCATACATGATCTATGGCCGCGCGGTCGCCGAGCTATTGCCGAAGTTCGAGGGTCGCGCGCTGTTTGCCGGCGACGTGACCTTCCTCGCGCTGGGCCAGGTCGAGGAACTCTGGGACGAAGTCGCGATTGCAATGTACCCGGACCGCGCCGCGATGGTGCGCATGTCGCTTTCGGAAGAGTGGCGCGCCATCGCCGTCCACCGCTCGGCCGGGCTGAAGGGCCAGCTGAATATCGAAACCGTCATGCCGCAGACGGCTGGCTCGACGGTGTTTCGCGACCTCATCACCCAGGCCGGAGGCTGA
- a CDS encoding pantoate--beta-alanine ligase codes for MRDRIKVNFKTGKAPLVVRSRVALQQQVAAWKRDGETVGFVPTMGALHAGHISLVEKAKENAARTVTSIFVNPAQFAPGEDFDTYPRREEEDLALLGAAGCDVVYLPTVAEMYPDGSVTDVRVNGLSDLLDGLYRPHFFYGVATVVARLFLHAQPDVAVFGEKDYQQLQVIRRMVRDLGFPIRIIGGETRRDHDGLAQSSRNLYLSTDERRAAGALYAALHRASVRLSVGALPADVRAEAHALLMAAGFKSVDYIALVDPDTLAALPDDAPMAPGTARLLGAAWLGRTRLIDNISVSR; via the coding sequence ATGCGGGACCGGATCAAAGTGAATTTCAAGACAGGAAAGGCGCCCCTGGTGGTGCGCTCGCGTGTGGCCTTGCAGCAACAGGTGGCGGCATGGAAACGCGACGGTGAGACGGTCGGATTCGTGCCCACGATGGGGGCGCTGCATGCGGGTCATATCTCGCTCGTTGAAAAGGCGAAGGAAAACGCCGCGCGCACCGTGACGAGCATATTTGTTAACCCGGCGCAGTTCGCGCCCGGCGAAGACTTCGACACCTATCCGCGCCGCGAGGAAGAGGATCTGGCGCTGCTCGGCGCCGCCGGATGCGATGTCGTTTATTTGCCCACTGTTGCAGAAATGTATCCCGATGGTTCGGTCACGGACGTTCGGGTGAATGGCCTGTCCGACCTGCTCGACGGACTCTACCGGCCGCACTTCTTCTATGGAGTCGCAACGGTGGTCGCGCGCCTGTTCCTGCATGCCCAGCCGGATGTCGCTGTCTTCGGGGAGAAAGATTACCAACAGCTGCAGGTCATCCGCCGCATGGTGCGCGATCTCGGCTTCCCCATTCGAATCATTGGCGGCGAAACCCGCCGTGATCACGACGGGCTCGCGCAGTCTTCCCGCAATCTTTATCTTTCAACGGATGAACGCCGCGCCGCCGGCGCGCTTTACGCCGCGTTGCACCGCGCCTCCGTACGCCTGTCGGTTGGCGCCTTGCCTGCGGACGTGCGGGCCGAAGCCCATGCCCTGCTGATGGCGGCGGGCTTCAAAAGCGTGGATTACATTGCCCTGGTGGATCCGGACACGCTCGCCGCCCTGCCCGACGATGCGCCGATGGCACCGGGGACCGCCCGCCTGCTTGGCGCCGCCTGGCTTGGCCGCACGCGGCTGATCGACAATATCAGCGTGTCGCGGTGA
- a CDS encoding LacI family DNA-binding transcriptional regulator, producing the protein MDTHDRRPATIVDVAREAGVSFKTVSRVLNGEPNVREPTRARVMEAVRALGYRANPYARNLRATQSRLIAVYFSNPSRNYTAELQVGVLERCNAEGFNAIFEHATGGLESLVSLRGEPSLAGVILVPPLTEDAALLDRLRTAGIPFVRLAQSSVDGETGNVSMDDERAADELTSYLISLGHRRIGFIAGDRDHPQARLREAGFRSALARHGIAPDPALMAGGNFQVEFGRREAERLLALAEPPTAIFASNDDMAAGVLAAAYRKGLRVPDDLSVAGFDDTPLASAVSPSLTTIYQPIREIAAAAAGMLFDRTDSGASSALVLPYKLVTRESTGRKKP; encoded by the coding sequence ATAGACACGCATGACCGCCGGCCTGCCACGATTGTCGACGTCGCGCGCGAGGCGGGCGTGTCGTTCAAGACCGTCAGCCGGGTTCTGAACGGCGAACCGAATGTGCGCGAGCCCACCCGCGCGCGTGTTATGGAGGCTGTGCGCGCGCTCGGTTACCGCGCCAATCCGTATGCACGCAACCTGCGCGCTACGCAGAGCCGCCTGATTGCGGTTTATTTTTCCAATCCGTCGCGCAACTACACGGCCGAATTGCAGGTCGGCGTACTGGAACGGTGCAACGCCGAAGGCTTCAATGCGATCTTCGAACACGCGACTGGCGGGCTCGAAAGCCTCGTCTCGCTGCGGGGCGAGCCCTCCCTTGCGGGTGTAATCCTTGTTCCGCCGCTGACCGAGGACGCCGCCTTGCTTGATCGCCTCAGGACAGCCGGCATCCCGTTCGTCCGCCTCGCACAGTCGTCCGTCGACGGGGAAACCGGCAATGTGAGCATGGACGACGAACGGGCCGCCGATGAACTGACGAGCTACCTGATCTCGCTTGGCCATCGCCGCATCGGGTTCATCGCGGGCGACCGGGACCACCCCCAAGCGCGCCTGCGGGAAGCGGGGTTCCGCAGCGCGCTGGCGCGCCACGGTATCGCGCCGGATCCTGCCCTTATGGCCGGGGGCAATTTCCAGGTCGAATTCGGACGCCGCGAAGCGGAGCGGCTGCTGGCGCTCGCCGAGCCACCCACCGCAATCTTTGCGAGCAATGACGACATGGCGGCAGGCGTATTGGCCGCAGCTTACCGGAAAGGCCTGCGCGTTCCCGATGACCTGTCGGTGGCCGGTTTCGATGACACGCCGCTCGCGTCGGCCGTGTCGCCGTCGCTGACCACGATCTATCAGCCGATCCGCGAAATAGCGGCGGCGGCCGCAGGGATGCTGTTCGACCGGACGGACAGCGGGGCGAGCTCTGCCCTCGTGCTGCCCTACAAGTTGGTGACGCGCGAAAGCACGGGCCGGAAAAAGCCCTGA
- a CDS encoding AAA family ATPase — protein MPADGVSSLSRTGLADISQQVAEARVIVIGNEKGGAGKSTVSIHLSVALLCIGKKVGVIDLDVRQRSLTRYLENRTRWMQNTDAKLAMPEIVRVEASQERDLDKAEAEESQRFLSSLARLKRDCDFIIIDAPGGDTFLSRLAHMYADTLITPLNDSFVDFDLLGDVNPQTLEVLRPSFYSEMVWNCRKKKAQTSRRPIDWVVMRNRMSPLAARNKERVGGALENLSKRIGFRLAPGLSERVIYRELFPAGLTLLDLTETSANVAFTMSHKAARQELRDLVIVLQLPELAGVEIPF, from the coding sequence ATGCCCGCCGATGGGGTGTCTTCCTTGAGCCGGACGGGCTTGGCTGACATCTCCCAGCAAGTTGCCGAGGCGCGCGTCATTGTCATCGGCAACGAGAAGGGCGGGGCAGGCAAGTCCACCGTCTCGATCCACCTCAGCGTCGCGCTTCTCTGCATCGGCAAGAAAGTCGGCGTCATCGATCTTGATGTGCGCCAGCGCTCGCTGACCCGCTATCTCGAAAACCGCACCCGCTGGATGCAGAACACGGACGCGAAGCTCGCGATGCCCGAGATCGTGCGCGTCGAAGCGAGCCAGGAACGCGACCTCGACAAGGCCGAGGCCGAAGAGAGCCAGCGCTTTCTTTCCTCGCTGGCGCGCCTGAAGCGCGACTGCGATTTCATCATCATCGATGCCCCCGGCGGCGACACCTTCCTGTCGCGCCTCGCGCACATGTATGCCGACACGCTGATCACGCCGCTGAACGACAGCTTCGTGGACTTCGATCTCCTGGGCGATGTGAACCCGCAGACGCTGGAAGTGCTGCGCCCAAGCTTCTATTCCGAAATGGTCTGGAACTGCCGCAAGAAGAAGGCCCAGACCTCGCGCCGGCCGATCGACTGGGTAGTCATGCGCAACCGCATGTCGCCGCTGGCGGCCCGCAACAAGGAACGCGTCGGCGGTGCGCTTGAAAACCTCTCGAAACGTATCGGCTTCCGCCTCGCGCCTGGCTTGTCGGAGCGCGTCATCTACCGCGAACTCTTCCCCGCTGGCCTGACGCTGCTCGACCTGACGGAGACGTCCGCCAACGTCGCCTTTACGATGAGCCACAAGGCCGCGCGCCAGGAACTGCGTGACCTTGTCATCGTGCTGCAGCTGCCCGAACTGGCAGGCGTCGAAATCCCGTTCTGA
- a CDS encoding arylsulfatase: MFRTAAALLIAAIVSGTPALAQAQETPETPSKPNFVVMLIDDAAFMDLGVYGGEARTPNIDALAARGALLTHYYTSPLCSPSRAMLLTGLDNHQTGVSTIPEVLPKAHEGQPGYTMSLEPGVATLADRLKPLGYRTLMTGKWHLGSEHGDLPNAHGFDHSFALDASGADNWEDKPYMPFYAFAPWYEDGERAKLPDDFYSSRFIVDKMIDYMDEGPADEPFFAYLAFMAVHIPVQAPPEFTANYAGVYDAGWDAVRTARWERAQAKGFVPEGAALAPLPPHLRKWESLTPEDQRVYAARMQANAGMLEAMDFHVGRLIEHLKATGQYENTVFVVTSDNGPEPSRGDTDDRLKFWMQMNGYHLDAEGIGEKGSWAFIGPEWAMAAASPHAMFKFLGSEGGIRVPFIMAGAGLASGERIDARAHVTDIAPTLLALAGAPQSLQGAKPMSGRNLLPLLRGETDAIYGPDDAIVIEVSGNTGVIKGDYKLTRNQKPHGDARWRLYDLSKDPGETEDLSAAFPEIYDDLMSEYAAYSARVGVLEVPEGYNSLDEITRHTLERQRKQYGPYLLAAGAGLLAMIVLVIALWRRRKRKA, encoded by the coding sequence ATGTTTCGTACCGCAGCCGCGCTGCTCATAGCCGCAATTGTCTCGGGCACGCCGGCCCTCGCACAAGCGCAGGAAACACCAGAGACGCCGTCGAAGCCGAACTTCGTCGTCATGCTGATCGACGACGCCGCCTTCATGGACCTCGGCGTCTATGGCGGCGAAGCGCGTACGCCGAACATCGACGCGCTCGCGGCCCGGGGCGCGCTGCTGACGCACTACTATACATCGCCCCTCTGCTCGCCGTCGCGGGCTATGTTGCTGACAGGCCTCGACAATCACCAGACTGGCGTGTCGACGATTCCCGAAGTGCTGCCCAAGGCGCACGAGGGCCAACCTGGCTACACGATGAGCCTCGAGCCCGGTGTGGCGACCCTTGCGGATCGCCTGAAGCCGCTGGGATACCGTACACTGATGACCGGGAAATGGCACCTCGGCAGCGAGCATGGCGATTTGCCGAATGCGCACGGGTTCGATCATTCCTTCGCGCTGGACGCGTCCGGCGCCGACAACTGGGAAGACAAGCCCTACATGCCCTTCTACGCCTTCGCGCCCTGGTACGAAGACGGCGAGCGGGCAAAGCTGCCGGACGACTTCTATTCCTCGCGCTTCATCGTCGACAAGATGATCGACTATATGGACGAAGGCCCGGCCGACGAGCCGTTCTTCGCGTACCTCGCGTTCATGGCGGTGCATATCCCGGTTCAGGCGCCTCCGGAATTCACCGCCAACTATGCCGGCGTCTACGATGCCGGATGGGACGCGGTGCGCACGGCCCGCTGGGAGCGGGCGCAGGCCAAGGGCTTCGTGCCCGAAGGCGCCGCCCTTGCGCCGCTACCGCCGCACCTGCGCAAATGGGAGTCGCTGACGCCTGAAGACCAGCGTGTCTATGCCGCGCGCATGCAGGCCAATGCCGGCATGCTGGAAGCCATGGACTTCCATGTCGGCCGCCTGATCGAGCATCTGAAGGCGACCGGCCAGTACGAGAACACGGTCTTCGTCGTCACCTCCGACAACGGTCCGGAGCCGTCGCGCGGCGACACTGACGACCGGCTGAAGTTCTGGATGCAGATGAACGGATACCATCTGGATGCGGAAGGTATCGGCGAGAAGGGCAGCTGGGCCTTCATCGGGCCGGAATGGGCGATGGCCGCCGCGTCGCCGCATGCCATGTTCAAGTTCCTCGGCTCCGAAGGCGGCATCCGCGTCCCCTTCATCATGGCCGGCGCGGGCCTCGCCAGCGGCGAGCGCATCGACGCGCGGGCGCACGTCACCGACATCGCGCCAACCCTGCTGGCGCTCGCGGGCGCGCCGCAATCGCTGCAGGGCGCCAAGCCGATGAGCGGTCGCAATCTCCTTCCGCTGCTGCGCGGCGAGACGGACGCGATCTACGGGCCCGACGATGCCATCGTCATCGAAGTGTCCGGCAATACCGGCGTCATCAAGGGCGACTACAAGCTGACCCGGAACCAGAAACCGCACGGCGACGCGCGCTGGCGTCTCTACGACCTTTCGAAAGACCCCGGCGAGACGGAAGACCTGAGCGCCGCTTTCCCCGAGATCTACGACGACCTGATGTCCGAGTACGCCGCCTACAGCGCGCGGGTCGGCGTGCTTGAAGTGCCGGAAGGCTACAACTCGCTGGACGAGATCACCCGCCACACGCTGGAACGCCAGCGCAAGCAATATGGGCCTTACTTGCTCGCTGCCGGGGCAGGCCTGCTCGCCATGATCGTGTTGGTCATCGCGCTGTGGCGCCGCCGGAAACGCAAGGCTTGA
- a CDS encoding histidinol-phosphate transaminase gives MNTIKPLDHISNTKPYVPGGKLHGAVGTPAMLASNENPFGPSLRAIEAIRNAAGGGLQVYPDPDYGALRAAIAAAKGIADPSRVVTSAGSDEIIHVLTQCYAGPGDEVLFTEHAFSMYEVSARAHGAAAVKAPETDMTAGVNAILGAVSPRTKILFLANPNNPTGTMMSVEALKALQDALPPHVLFVVDGAYSEYLGPDYEAELRDLVDRRDTTVMMRTFSKIYGLAAVRLGWAYMPAAIAGTFQRIRGPFNVSTLAAEAGIASVGDTAFLKMSRDHNTEWRAILTEALNAMGLATPPSHANFVVTEFGTAERAAAAFQYLKDQSILVRAIAGYGLPTKLRITVGSAGDNTRCLDALKAFTATR, from the coding sequence ATGAACACGATCAAGCCGCTCGACCATATCTCGAACACGAAACCCTATGTGCCCGGCGGCAAGTTGCATGGCGCGGTGGGCACGCCGGCCATGCTGGCGTCGAACGAAAATCCGTTCGGTCCGAGCCTGCGGGCGATCGAAGCGATCCGCAACGCGGCCGGCGGCGGTCTGCAGGTCTATCCCGATCCTGATTACGGCGCCCTGCGCGCGGCGATTGCAGCCGCCAAGGGGATCGCAGACCCGTCCCGTGTGGTCACGTCGGCAGGCTCCGACGAGATCATCCACGTGCTCACCCAGTGCTATGCCGGACCCGGCGATGAAGTGCTGTTCACCGAGCACGCCTTCTCCATGTACGAAGTCTCGGCGCGCGCGCATGGCGCGGCGGCCGTCAAGGCGCCGGAAACCGACATGACCGCCGGCGTCAATGCCATCCTCGGCGCGGTCTCGCCGCGGACGAAAATCCTGTTCCTCGCGAACCCGAACAATCCCACGGGCACCATGATGTCCGTCGAAGCGCTGAAAGCCCTGCAGGACGCACTCCCGCCGCATGTATTGTTTGTGGTGGATGGTGCGTACTCGGAATACCTCGGCCCGGATTACGAGGCTGAATTGCGCGACCTGGTCGACCGGCGCGACACGACGGTCATGATGCGCACGTTCTCCAAGATATATGGCCTTGCGGCAGTGCGGCTCGGCTGGGCCTACATGCCGGCTGCGATTGCCGGCACCTTCCAGCGCATCCGCGGCCCGTTCAATGTCAGCACGCTGGCGGCTGAGGCCGGCATTGCAAGTGTCGGCGACACGGCGTTCCTGAAGATGTCGCGCGACCACAACACCGAATGGCGCGCTATCCTGACGGAGGCGCTGAACGCCATGGGGCTCGCCACGCCCCCGTCTCACGCGAACTTCGTGGTCACCGAGTTCGGCACCGCGGAGCGCGCAGCGGCCGCGTTCCAGTACCTCAAGGACCAGTCGATCCTCGTGCGAGCGATCGCCGGCTACGGCCTGCCGACGAAGCTGCGCATCACGGTGGGCAGCGCCGGCGACAATACACGCTGCCTCGACGCCCTGAAGGCTTTCACCGCGACACGCTGA
- a CDS encoding DsbA family protein: MQETRRAASAAPHTVDYFHDVTDPYSHLCVQVLADLAARYDIALSVNLVAPPPDWAAPERGRLQAYAREDAARLAAKAGLSFPADARQPTETDARQAAARLAAAIDAGTFVSDAPAISEALWRGTPAGQAAREDQLDARLAAGSARREELGHYLGGMFHYAGEWYWGVDRLHYLEARLAELGARKDGAASAYIFPPPVAPAGRASGRPGLELHYYLSFRSPYTYIVAERAKALAEAYGAELKLRFVLPMVMRGLPVPRMKGRYITLDTAREARRIGVPFGKIADPVGKPVERGYSILPWARAQGRGYEFCHAFLAGVWSQGIDAGSDAGLRQIVEAAGLDWDGARAQLETDSWRAEAEANRAEMMQLGVWGVPSFRVGDVITWGQDRLWVIEDELKRQTT; encoded by the coding sequence ATGCAGGAAACCCGCCGGGCCGCCTCCGCCGCGCCGCATACCGTCGACTATTTCCACGACGTCACGGACCCGTATTCCCACCTCTGCGTCCAGGTGCTCGCCGACCTCGCTGCACGCTACGACATCGCCCTGTCCGTGAACCTCGTCGCCCCGCCGCCGGACTGGGCCGCGCCGGAACGCGGCCGCCTGCAGGCCTACGCGCGGGAGGATGCCGCCCGGCTCGCTGCCAAGGCCGGGCTCAGCTTCCCGGCCGATGCCCGCCAGCCCACCGAGACAGACGCGCGGCAGGCCGCGGCCCGTCTCGCAGCCGCCATTGACGCAGGCACTTTTGTTTCTGACGCGCCTGCCATCAGTGAGGCCCTGTGGCGCGGCACGCCGGCCGGGCAGGCGGCCCGTGAGGACCAGCTCGATGCACGCCTCGCCGCAGGCAGCGCCCGGCGCGAAGAGCTCGGCCACTATCTCGGCGGCATGTTCCACTATGCCGGCGAATGGTATTGGGGCGTCGACCGGCTTCACTATCTGGAGGCACGCCTCGCCGAACTGGGCGCGCGCAAGGATGGCGCCGCCAGCGCGTATATCTTTCCCCCGCCGGTCGCACCGGCCGGTCGCGCCAGCGGCAGGCCCGGTCTGGAACTGCACTACTATCTCTCGTTCAGAAGTCCGTACACATACATTGTCGCCGAGCGCGCGAAAGCGCTGGCCGAAGCTTACGGCGCCGAATTGAAGCTGCGCTTCGTCCTGCCGATGGTGATGCGCGGCCTGCCGGTCCCACGCATGAAGGGGCGCTACATCACGCTCGACACGGCCCGGGAAGCGCGCCGCATTGGCGTACCCTTCGGAAAGATCGCCGATCCAGTCGGCAAGCCGGTGGAGCGGGGTTATTCCATCCTGCCCTGGGCGCGCGCGCAGGGGCGGGGCTACGAATTCTGCCACGCCTTTCTCGCCGGCGTCTGGTCGCAGGGCATCGATGCGGGCAGCGATGCCGGCCTCAGGCAGATCGTCGAGGCAGCCGGCCTCGATTGGGACGGCGCCCGCGCGCAGCTTGAAACAGATAGCTGGCGCGCCGAGGCGGAAGCCAACCGCGCCGAAATGATGCAGCTCGGCGTCTGGGGCGTGCCCAGCTTCCGCGTCGGCGACGTCATCACCTGGGGGCAGGACCGCCTCTGGGTCATCGAAGACGAACTCAAACGGCAGACCACTTGA